One part of the Humulus lupulus chromosome 9, drHumLupu1.1, whole genome shotgun sequence genome encodes these proteins:
- the LOC133801197 gene encoding endochitinase EP3-like, with product MASPNVAKTLVSLIVLGTILAGALPNVMAQNCGCSPDLCCSRFGFCGSSDAYCGEGCQAGPCKGSPSNNGGSVASVVTPQFFNGIVNKATGNCPGKSFYNRDAFINAANSFGQFGSGSADQSKREIAAFFAQITHETGFLCHIEEIGGASQDYCDRSRTDYPCNPSKKYYGRGPLQLTWNYNYGAFGKANNIDVLNAPEKLAQDAVVSFKSALWFWMENVHSVMGQGFGATTRKINGALECDGKQPDKVQARINYYNDYCRQLGVAPGNNLSC from the exons ATGGCTTCTCCTAATGTAGCCAAAACTCTAGTAAGCCTCATTGTGCTAGGGACTATCCTAGCAGGAGCCCTGCCCAATGTGATGGCTCAAAACTGTGGTTGCAGCCCTGACCTTTGCTGCAGTAGGTTCGGATTCTGCGGTTCCAGCGATGCCTACTGCGGCGAAGGTTGCCAAGCCGGACCATGTAAAGGTTCTCCCAGTAACAATGGTGGTTCGGTAGCTTCTGTAGTGACACCACAATTTTTCAATGGGATAGTCAACAAGGCTACTGGGAACTGTCCCGGCAAGAGCTTCTACAACCGAGATGCCTTTATCAATGCTGCGAACTCGTTTGGTCAATTTGGGTCTGGCTCTGCTGATCAATCTAAACGTGAGATTGCAGCTTTCTTTGCCCAGATTACCCACGAAACTGGAT TTCTATGCCATATAGAGGAGATCGGAGGTGCAAGTCAAGATTACTGCGACAGGTCAAGAACAGATTATCCGTGCAACCCAAGCAAGAAATACTACGGCCGTGGACCACTTCAGCTGACATGGAACTATAACTATGGAGCTTTTGGCAAGGCCAACAACATTGATGTCTTGAACGCACCTGAAAAATTGGCACAGGACGCCGTCGTTTCGTTCAAATCTGCTTTGTGGTTCTGGATGGAGAATGTTCATTCTGTGATGGGCCAAGGATTTGGTGCCACCACAAGAAAGATCAATGGTGCTCTTGAATGCGATGGCAAGCAGCCTGACAAAGTTCAAGCTCGCATCAACTATTACAATGACTATTGCAGACAGCTTGGTGTTGCTCCTGGGAACAATCTCTCTTGCTAA